A single window of Archangium gephyra DNA harbors:
- a CDS encoding alpha/beta fold hydrolase — translation MTALPGRCTTGLHPGSMSNNEATPGSASSRDHAFERAQAAYLDRCAPGHRTRRVRWSGGTTQIIELGEGPPLLLLHGGLGEAIQWANILPALARKHRVMAVDRPGHGLADPFDYGEVDLLACARRFLGELLDAEGLASVPIVAASMGGLWSLDFALTHPQRVPRLVLTGAPAGVTRTLPLQMRLGTLPVLKTLVRSMMRQPTRDSTRAFWKQLLVAHPERLSDDLVDLLTESQRRNAPSWFTLIDRAFDVRGMKKGLLLTGRWKDLPVPTTLVWGERDAWGGPALGEAIASMNPRVRMVRIPDAGHAVWMDAPELVVEAIEGALSGEEFVHSLTARRASPS, via the coding sequence GTGACGGCGTTGCCAGGACGCTGCACCACCGGGCTCCATCCGGGCTCCATGAGCAACAACGAGGCAACCCCGGGTTCCGCGAGCAGCCGTGACCACGCCTTCGAGCGGGCGCAGGCGGCCTATCTCGACCGCTGCGCACCGGGACACCGCACGCGCCGGGTCCGTTGGTCCGGTGGCACGACGCAAATCATCGAGCTGGGCGAAGGGCCGCCCCTGCTCCTGCTGCACGGAGGCCTCGGCGAAGCCATCCAGTGGGCGAACATCCTCCCGGCGCTCGCCCGGAAGCACCGCGTGATGGCGGTCGATCGTCCCGGACACGGTCTGGCGGACCCGTTCGACTATGGGGAGGTGGACCTGCTGGCGTGCGCGCGGCGCTTCCTCGGAGAGCTCCTCGATGCCGAGGGCCTTGCGTCCGTGCCGATCGTCGCCGCCTCCATGGGCGGGCTCTGGTCCCTCGACTTCGCGCTGACCCATCCACAGCGGGTGCCCCGGCTGGTGCTCACCGGTGCCCCGGCGGGCGTCACGCGCACACTGCCCCTTCAGATGCGGCTGGGGACGTTGCCGGTGTTGAAGACGCTCGTGCGGTCGATGATGCGCCAGCCCACGCGCGACAGCACCCGCGCCTTCTGGAAGCAACTGCTCGTGGCGCATCCGGAACGTCTCTCGGATGACCTGGTGGACCTGCTGACCGAGAGCCAGCGGCGCAACGCCCCGAGCTGGTTCACGCTCATCGACCGGGCCTTCGATGTGCGGGGGATGAAGAAGGGGTTGTTGCTCACCGGGCGCTGGAAGGATCTCCCGGTCCCGACGACCCTGGTGTGGGGCGAGCGGGACGCGTGGGGTGGGCCCGCGCTGGGCGAGGCCATTGCGTCCATGAACCCCCGGGTGCGCATGGTGCGGATTCCCGACGCCGGCCATGCGGTCTGGATGGATGCCCCGGAGCTCGTTGTCGAGGCAATCGAGGGGGCCCTCAGCGGCGAGGAGTTCGTGCACTCCCTGACTGCCCGCCGGGCATCCCCCTCGTGA